A genomic segment from Deltaproteobacteria bacterium encodes:
- a CDS encoding HigA family addiction module antitoxin, translated as MKPAQSIRMKNPPHPGGFVRYEVIEAIGLSVTAAAKALGVTRAALSAVLNESARLSPEMALRIEKAFGVSMDTLMRMQNSHDIAKDRRREAEIKVASFERKVIANRPRAALHTES; from the coding sequence ATGAAACCTGCCCAAAGCATCCGGATGAAGAACCCTCCGCATCCCGGCGGGTTCGTGAGGTATGAGGTCATCGAAGCTATCGGTCTTTCGGTGACGGCCGCGGCCAAGGCTCTTGGCGTCACGCGGGCGGCACTGTCGGCCGTTCTGAACGAGAGTGCGCGCCTGTCGCCGGAGATGGCGTTGCGGATCGAGAAGGCGTTCGGCGTGTCGATGGACACCCTCATGCGGATGCAGAACAGTCACGACATCGCGAAGGACCGAAGGCGCGAAGCGGAGATCAAGGTTGCATCGTTCGAGAGGAAGGTAATCGCCAACAGGCCTCGCGCGGCCCTTCATACCGAGAGTTGA
- a CDS encoding DUF4143 domain-containing protein, with protein MLAAPDTAWLEVVTDGASDPEDWQALARRGGFPTPALHLENDEKRAIWFDGYVRTYLERDLLQLSSVASLPDFRRLMRAASLCVGQTVNQTALGRDIALPQATVHRYLNLLETSCLLVRVPAYAVNRTKRLMKAPKLYWSDTGVALHLAGGEPTGAFLENVVLNDLLVWRDSRLPRAEILHWRTAAGEEVDFVLETADGLLPIEIKATPRPGLGDTRHLRTFRAEYRGQVRAGLLLHAGDTTEWLAPDVLAAPWWRVV; from the coding sequence TTGCTCGCCGCTCCCGACACGGCGTGGCTGGAGGTTGTCACGGATGGTGCCTCCGACCCCGAGGACTGGCAGGCGCTGGCCCGGCGCGGCGGCTTTCCGACTCCCGCCTTGCATCTCGAAAACGACGAGAAACGCGCCATCTGGTTCGATGGATACGTGCGCACCTACCTGGAACGCGACCTGCTGCAGCTTTCTTCGGTAGCGTCCCTGCCGGACTTTCGCCGCCTGATGCGCGCCGCCAGCCTGTGTGTCGGCCAGACGGTCAACCAGACGGCATTGGGCCGCGACATCGCGCTGCCGCAGGCCACGGTGCACCGCTACCTCAATCTCCTGGAAACGTCCTGCCTGCTCGTGCGCGTGCCGGCCTACGCCGTCAACCGCACCAAGCGCTTGATGAAGGCGCCGAAGCTCTACTGGAGCGACACCGGTGTTGCCCTGCATCTGGCCGGCGGAGAGCCTACCGGCGCTTTCCTGGAGAATGTCGTGCTCAACGACCTGCTCGTGTGGCGCGACTCCCGTCTCCCGCGGGCCGAGATTCTCCACTGGCGCACCGCGGCCGGCGAGGAAGTGGACTTCGTCCTGGAAACCGCCGATGGACTCCTGCCCATCGAGATCAAGGCAACCCCGCGTCCTGGCCTGGGCGACACCCGGCACCTGCGCACGTTCCGCGCCGAGTATCGCGGACAAGTCCGGGCGGGTTTGTTGCTGCACGCGGGCGACACGACGGAATGGCTGGCGCCGGATGTCCTTGCAGCGCCATGGTGGCGAGTTGTTTGA
- a CDS encoding type II toxin-antitoxin system RelE/ParE family toxin: protein MKTVVYAPVALARLADIFDYTIERFGAAQADAYAARLTRRLTDLALGRGLAARPCERLMRDTREAAGLTYVREGSHYLILRERRETLEVVEVFHERMNIEAHLERLLEKDPP, encoded by the coding sequence ATGAAGACGGTTGTCTACGCGCCGGTTGCGCTTGCCCGGCTGGCCGACATATTCGATTACACCATTGAGCGGTTTGGAGCGGCACAAGCCGACGCCTACGCGGCGCGGTTGACTCGACGACTTACCGACCTGGCTCTGGGACGAGGCTTGGCGGCACGGCCCTGCGAGCGCCTCATGCGTGACACGCGGGAGGCGGCTGGCCTCACCTACGTCCGCGAGGGGTCACATTACTTGATTCTGCGGGAAAGGCGAGAGACGCTCGAAGTCGTTGAGGTCTTCCATGAGCGAATGAATATCGAAGCGCATCTGGAGCGGCTGCTGGAGAAGGATCCGCCATAG
- a CDS encoding type II toxin-antitoxin system ParD family antitoxin — protein sequence MPATHARNVALTPQLAQFVDDLIAAGAYNNASEVVRDGLRELQRRKFLDQLTELRARIGVGLDQLDRGEGRTGDPTSVIGGILQEAKTRRRNT from the coding sequence ATGCCCGCAACTCATGCCCGAAATGTTGCACTCACTCCCCAGCTTGCGCAATTCGTCGACGACCTGATCGCGGCAGGAGCCTACAATAACGCCAGCGAGGTAGTTCGGGACGGTCTTCGTGAACTGCAGCGTCGGAAATTTCTGGATCAGTTGACCGAGCTTCGAGCCCGGATCGGCGTCGGCCTGGATCAACTCGACCGAGGAGAAGGTCGGACAGGCGATCCCACGAGCGTCATCGGAGGCATTCTCCAGGAGGCGAAAACGCGGCGCCGCAATACATGA
- a CDS encoding glutamate mutase L, translating to MKTDPVSLRTVLVTDCGSTTTKALLFEKTGEGWRQTHRGEAPTTVEQPVADVTVGARNAFAEVEEISGRTILMSDAGQDGGAPFLESGEDRAHGIDLYLSTSSAGGGLQMTVAGVVRQMSAESAERAALSAGAIVMDAISADDGREDHERIQRLRQLRPDIVLLTGGVDGGSQEHVVEMAETLVAASPRPRFGDTLRLPVIYAGNHEAVDDVRRILEKTAQMAVVDNVRPDLDAENLGPAREAIHEFFLTHVMSHSPGYDKLLRWTPVPVMPTPAAVGDMVREHAVSTGQAVLCADIGGATTDVFSVFENRDGEPAFNRTVSANLGMSYSVANVLIEAGVEGIRRWLPYEIQPSEIRDRLRNKMIRPTSIPQTLEDLWLEQAVCREALRLALVHHRSLAVGLGGVQQQRGIADIFSQTASRAGLVDMMRLDLVIGSGGVLSHAPDRLSAALMILEGFGLLGFTQIAVDSIFMMPHLGVFASIHPEAAREIFLRDCLVNVAHAVVPVFPRKRPAGSVLAEVFVNGEPAEPFKAGVLERIGLEPGAATRLVVRPARGSIDVGAGPGMPLDREFTAGICGVILDGRNRPLQTAPSVDEQAAERRAVMAGLGLIES from the coding sequence ATGAAGACGGATCCCGTCTCCCTGCGCACCGTGCTGGTCACGGACTGCGGCTCCACCACCACCAAGGCGCTGCTGTTCGAGAAGACCGGAGAAGGCTGGCGCCAGACGCACCGCGGCGAGGCGCCCACCACGGTGGAGCAGCCGGTGGCGGACGTGACCGTCGGCGCGCGCAACGCCTTCGCCGAGGTGGAAGAGATCAGCGGACGGACGATCCTCATGTCCGACGCCGGGCAGGACGGCGGGGCGCCGTTCCTCGAATCGGGCGAAGACCGCGCCCACGGCATTGACCTCTACCTCTCCACCAGCTCCGCCGGCGGCGGGTTGCAGATGACCGTGGCCGGGGTGGTGCGGCAGATGAGCGCGGAGTCCGCGGAACGGGCGGCCCTGAGCGCCGGCGCCATCGTCATGGACGCCATCTCCGCGGACGACGGGCGCGAGGACCACGAGCGCATCCAGCGGCTGCGGCAACTGCGGCCCGACATCGTGCTGCTCACCGGCGGCGTGGACGGCGGCTCCCAGGAGCACGTGGTGGAGATGGCGGAGACCCTGGTGGCGGCGTCGCCGCGGCCCCGGTTCGGCGACACGCTGCGACTGCCGGTGATCTACGCGGGCAACCACGAAGCCGTGGACGATGTCCGCCGCATCCTGGAGAAGACCGCGCAGATGGCGGTGGTGGACAACGTGCGCCCGGACCTCGACGCCGAGAACCTCGGTCCGGCGCGGGAGGCCATCCACGAGTTCTTCCTCACCCACGTCATGAGCCACTCGCCGGGCTACGACAAGCTGCTGCGCTGGACGCCGGTGCCGGTGATGCCCACGCCCGCGGCCGTGGGCGACATGGTGCGGGAGCACGCCGTGAGCACCGGACAGGCGGTGTTGTGCGCGGACATCGGCGGCGCCACCACCGACGTGTTCAGCGTGTTCGAGAACCGGGACGGCGAGCCGGCGTTCAACCGCACGGTGAGCGCCAACCTGGGCATGAGCTACTCCGTGGCCAACGTGCTGATCGAGGCCGGCGTCGAAGGCATCCGCCGTTGGCTCCCCTACGAGATCCAGCCCTCGGAGATCCGCGACCGGTTGCGCAACAAGATGATCCGGCCCACCTCGATTCCGCAGACTCTGGAGGACCTGTGGCTGGAGCAGGCGGTGTGCCGGGAGGCCCTGCGCCTGGCGCTGGTGCACCACCGCTCCCTGGCGGTGGGGCTCGGCGGCGTGCAGCAGCAGCGCGGCATCGCCGACATCTTCTCGCAGACCGCGAGCCGCGCGGGCCTGGTGGACATGATGCGCCTGGACTTGGTGATCGGCTCCGGCGGCGTCCTGAGCCACGCCCCGGACCGCCTGAGCGCCGCGCTCATGATCCTGGAGGGGTTCGGGCTGCTGGGCTTCACGCAGATCGCCGTCGACTCCATCTTCATGATGCCCCACCTGGGCGTGTTCGCCTCGATCCATCCCGAAGCCGCGCGCGAGATATTCCTGCGCGACTGCCTCGTGAACGTGGCCCACGCGGTGGTGCCCGTGTTCCCGCGCAAGCGCCCGGCGGGCTCGGTGCTCGCGGAAGTGTTCGTCAACGGCGAACCCGCCGAACCCTTCAAGGCGGGCGTACTGGAGCGCATCGGCCTGGAACCCGGCGCCGCCACCCGGCTCGTGGTCCGGCCCGCGCGCGGATCCATCGACGTGGGCGCCGGCCCGGGCATGCCCCTGGACCGGGAATTCACCGCGGGCATCTGCGGCGTCATCCTCGACGGCCGCAACCGGCCTCTTCAAACCGCTCCGTCCGTGGACGAGCAAGCGGCGGAGCGCCGGGCCGTCATGGCCGGACTGGGGCTCATCGAATCATGA